The DNA region CGATAATCCCGGAGATAGAGGCGATAAACCTTGACGCCCTCTTCGAGCTTGAGAAGGACGGCTACTTCGTCGTCCCGAACGCAAGGGCGACATGGATAGCGATGCACCGCGAGAGGACGAGGGAGACCCTCGTTAAGGAAGCGAAAGTCCCGACCTCGCGCTATGCATATGCAACGACGCTCGACGAGCTCTACGAGGCCTGCGAGAAGATAGGCTACCCCTGCCACACCAAGGCCATAATGAGCTCCTCCGGGAAGGGCTCCTACTTCGTTAAAGGCCCGGAGGACATACCCAAGGCCTGGGAGGAGGCAAAGAAGAAGGCAAGGGGGAGCGCCGACAAGATAATCGTGGAAGAGCACATAGACTTCGACGTCGAGATAACCGAGCTTGCCGTAAGGCACTACGACGAGAACGGCGATATCGTTACTACCTTCCCGAAGCCCGTCGGCCACTACCAGATTGATGGCGACTACCACGCGAGCTGGCAGCCGGCGGAGATAAGCGAGAAGGCCGAGAGGGAAGTTTACCGCACAGCTAAGCGCATCACCGACGTCCTTGGTGGCCTCGGCCTCTTTGGCGTCGAGATGTTCGTGAAGGGCGACATGGTCTGGGCCAACGAGGTTTCTCCGAGGCCCCACGACACGGGCATGGTCACCCTTGCCTCCCATCCCACGGGCTTCTCGGAGTTCGGGCTCCACCTGAGGGCAGTCCTCGGGCTTCCGATTCCCGGGGAGTGGGCTGGCAGCTACAGGCTCTTCCCAATGCTCACACCGGCCGCTACCCACGTCATAAAGGCCAACGTTTCAGGCTATTCCCCGCGCTTCCGCGGCCTGG from Thermococcus zilligii AN1 includes:
- the purT gene encoding phosphoribosylglycinamide formyltransferase 2, whose amino-acid sequence is MVGLRDELGTATTDSAQRILLLGSGELGKEIAIEAQRLGVEVIAVDRYANAPAMQVAHRAYVGDMKNADFLFSVVEREKPDAIIPEIEAINLDALFELEKDGYFVVPNARATWIAMHRERTRETLVKEAKVPTSRYAYATTLDELYEACEKIGYPCHTKAIMSSSGKGSYFVKGPEDIPKAWEEAKKKARGSADKIIVEEHIDFDVEITELAVRHYDENGDIVTTFPKPVGHYQIDGDYHASWQPAEISEKAEREVYRTAKRITDVLGGLGLFGVEMFVKGDMVWANEVSPRPHDTGMVTLASHPTGFSEFGLHLRAVLGLPIPGEWAGSYRLFPMLTPAATHVIKANVSGYSPRFRGLVKALSVPNATVRLFGKPEAYPGRRLGIAIAWDRDVQVAKRKAEEVAHSIELRTRSSEWQNQDYEKRKHTL